From Drosophila nasuta strain 15112-1781.00 chromosome X, ASM2355853v1, whole genome shotgun sequence, one genomic window encodes:
- the LOC132795497 gene encoding hornerin: protein MYPASASSNAAAAAAATKFQNRCVSPQFASFAPPPPSDYPPPQQQQQQQQQQQLLSGQTTAVAVHSAPGHGSMRHLQRNQALTMSGHGHGHGHPGHPGHGHASHGHGINMGMNMAMGMGHGAATLGHHHQGGHRGDLIFPDDMDSIEFCMPAPPSSSSSSSQQNGELLLLQGSHGEAFTERRRRGHSRRSNHKMDVEQQVKWSRKNIAATMERFEPTTNTQSSSSTSSLDYGFAAGVMTPSSSSATPSHGAGSGSLGMSSTPSLHVAFNGGGGAAGGSSTASGSGGGGGGGGAAAAAAGAPFNHVYSYAYYEPGAAKCHTNVPAQGNGHHHNNHHHQQQQPQPHPHSKSPPRNSIRALLAKSFRSKSSSHSGQSTSSSPSAEERDRHTYTTRYGTTENLYEEVSDQKIRKVLSDNRIASSGSGNVKEELRRVQHNHFRVLDELNLSLEALIMPPTPPDISPSHGGPASASASSSDVQHEAPTTSHSSGSGSGSGSGSNSGFGMGMGMSMGMGMGGMGGMTGMGMGAMGNSSSSSSSSAQAAKNQVLATGQRPRRGGLLGGAATSAASNSSSASHASLENLSSTLNSMELKDHAHSSCINPEFDEGDLDSGFSGSGSSSGASYNESLRYYKTGTPTSHSHSHNHHSHSQSQSQSHNNNNGGGGGGGSNSNNNNHIHTLPHNLNRSCRSSTASGTSTSKSSMASCGEDQGIAGMGQGGIGGMAGMPMGGMPMTMTPGIAMNMAMVGALPESAASVSPFNYQRRCSADQQRASGRSMASTAGSGSGNGAVAVAAMARNPKRISGP, encoded by the exons atgtatCCGGCCAGCGCCAGCAGCaatgccgccgccgccgctgccgcaaCCAAGTTCCAGAACCGTTGTGTGTCGCCGCAATTCGCCAGCTTTGCGCCGCCACCGCCCTCCGATTATCCGCCgccccagcaacagcaacaacagcagcagcagcaacagttgctgtcGGGACAAACCACCGCGGTGGCTGTGCACAGTGCACCGGGACACGGCTCGATGCGACATCTGCAGCGCAACCAGGCGCTGACCATGAGTGGCCACGGACATGGACATGGCCATCCGGGACATCCAGGTCATGGTCATGCCTCACATGGACATGGCATCAACATGGGCATGAATATGGCCATGGGCATGGGACATGGCGCCGCCACATTGGGACATCACCATCAGGGTGGCCATCGCGGCGATCTCATTTTCCCCGATGACATGGATAGCATTGAGTTCTGCATGCCAGCACCGCCATCATCCTCGTCTTCATCGTCACAGCAAAACGGGGAGCTGCTCCTGCTGCAAGGTAGCCACGGGGAGGCATTCACGGAGCGACGACGTCGCGGCCACAGTCGACGCAGCAATCACAAGATGGATGTGGAGCAGCAG GTGAAGTGGTCGCGTAAGAACATCGCCGCCACTATGGAGCGCTTTGAGCCCACCACGAACACacagtcgtcgtcgtcgacctCCTCGCTGGACTATGGCTTCGCCGCTGGCGTCATGacgcccagcagcagcagtgccACGCCCTCGCACGGCGCTGGCTCCGGCTCGTTGGGCATGTCCTCGACGCCCTCGCTGCACGTGGCCTTCAACGGCGGAGGCGGCGCAGCTGGCGGCAGCAGCACAGCCAGCGGAAGCGgcggaggtggaggaggaggaggagcagcagcagctgcagccggAGCACCATTCAATCATGTGTACTCGTATGCTTACTACGAACCCGGGGCAGCCAAATGTCATACGAATGTGCCCGCCCAGGGCAACGGTCACCATCACAATAACCATcaccatcaacagcagcagccgcagccgcatcCGCACTCAAAGAGTCCGCCACGCAACTCGATACGCGCCCTGCTGGCGAAGAGTTTTCGCTCAAAGTCATCGTCGCACAGCGGCCAATCGACATCGTCGTCACCCAGCGCCGAGGAGCGGGATCGTCACACGTACACCACACGCTACGGCACCACCGAGAATCTGTACGAGGAGGTCAGCGATCAGAAGATACGCAAGGTGCTATCCGACAATCGGATCGCCAGCTCCGGTTCGGGCAATGTCAAGGAGGAGCTGCGTCGTGTGCAGCACAATCACTTCCGGGTGCTCGACGAATTGAATCTGTCGCTGGAGGCCCTAATCATGCCGCCCACGCCGCCCGACATCAGTCCTAGCCACGGCGGACCGGCCAGCGCCAGCGCCAGTTCCAGCGATGTGCAGCACGAGGCGCCAACCACAAGTCACAGCAGCGGAagcggcagtggcagtggaagtggcagcaacagcggcttTGGCATGGGAATGGGCATGAgcatgggaatgggaatgggggGCATGGGTGGCATGACTGGCATGGGCATGGGTGCCATGGGCAAcagctcgtcgtcgtcgtcatcgtccgCACAGGCGGCCAAGAATCAAGTGCTGGCCACAGGCCAGCGGCCACGTCGCGGCGGTTTGCTGGGCGGTGCGGCGACAAGTGCCGCATCCAATTCAAGCTCGGCATCGCATGCCAGCTTGGAGAATCTGTCGAGCACATTGAACAGCATGGAGCTGAAGGATCATGCGCACAGCAGCTGCATCAATCCGGAGTTCGATGAGGGCGACCTGGACAGCGGCTtcagtggcagcggcagcagtagCGGCGCCAGCTACAATGAGAGTCTGCGCTACTATAAAACGGGCACGCCCaccagccacagccacagccataATCACCACAGCCATagtcagagccagagccagagtcacaataacaacaacggaggaggcggaggcggaggaagcaacagcaacaataataatcacatacacacactgcCGCACAATCTGAATCGCAGCTGTCGATCCTCAACCGCATCGGGCACATCCACATCGAAGAGCAGCATGGCCAGCTGTGGCGAGGATCAGGGAATTGCTGGCATGGGTCAGGGTGGCATCGGTGGCATGGCAGGCATGCCGATGGGCGGTATGCCCATGACCATGACCCCAGGCATAGCCATGAACATGGCCATGGTCGGTGCCCTGCCGGAGTCGGCGGCGTCCGTCTCCCCCTTCAACTATCAGCGTCGTTGCTCGGCGGATCAACAGCGGGCCTCGGGACGCTCGATGGCCTCGACTGCGGGATCTGGTTCCGGAAATGGAGCTGTGGCCGTTGCTGCCATGGCGCGAAACCCAAAAAGAATTTCTGGACCATGA